One Nicotiana tabacum cultivar K326 chromosome 23, ASM71507v2, whole genome shotgun sequence genomic window, CGGACCATCCGAGTAGAACTTAGACATCCTTAACACCTGTTGATATGATTCGTCATCCAAGCTACTTGCAGTGTTTTCACCTTGCAGGGGAATGTCACATATCCTAGCGGCAAGCAAAAGTTGTTTTACAAAACCTTCGGGACTACTGACAGGATTCATCTGCTGCTCTTCTGCATCCCGCATTTCAAAACATGTACAGCACATGGTAAAACCATACCTACCAAACATGCGAGCAATTGGCAAGAAACCATCTCGAATTGATGTATTGTAGTATCCAGCCGTTAACTCTGAAGGGTGAGACCGCGTACCATAATGCCAGTGAATCCCAGCCACTTTGCCTGACAAATTAACTTCAAGACCACGAAATGTGGTCTCTGCTTCCCTGCAAATCCTCTCACCATGAAGCAGCAACATCCCTGAATACCATGCAAGGAAGAACTCCCCATATGGTGCGTTCCAAGAACCATCACTTTTAAAGAACTCTGTGCTTTCAGGATCCTGCATTAAATTACTGGCACCAATAGGGCCGCCATTGGCCCACTCACGCATCCCTATCTCCCCAGCACAAGCATTTAAAGATGCAAGCATGTACTGCCAGTTTAAAAGAAGACAATCACAAATTTGGTTGGATAAGAATGACAGGAAAAAATCACTGGAGATACATAACGTCAGTCTTTTCACACCTTGTCATAGCATTGGAATTCGCCAAGTTCACGTGAGCGCCATGTCCAGCTCAGCTTCTGTAAAGGGCATGAAGGATATCTTAACTCACCAGCAGGACCCATTCCAACTTGGATCCCCTGCAACATAAAGTCAAATTGCATAGGTATAATACCATTAAAAATTAGTAGGTGAAGTATTAAGTGAGCATCATACAGTTATGACACCACCAAGAAATGGTCTGAAGGTGTCACGGAAGCTCCTCATAAATTCAGCATATGCTTGGATTGGAGATCGTCCGTGCAAAACGGGAAGAACATCACACCCTAGGGATATGTATTCCATATTTCGTCGCCCGAACCTGTCTGAATATGCTAAATCTGGATCTTTATCCATATCTTCACAAACCCACTGAGGAAGGGGAATCCTGGCAGCAGCAAAAAGGAGAAAATTTCAGATTGTGAATTAATCACTAGCAGAAATCATTTCCAAGGGAACTGCAGAGGAAAGGAGAGCAAGCTAGCACAACACTTAAGCTGGCAAAAGTACATAAAACAGATGAGGCACAAACTCTGACTACAACAGTTTTTGTCTTTTTCAATATATAGAAATCTGTCAGTAACAGTTGTATCCAAGTAATGCATCACACCCGTTCCAGAATTGAAGATATCGGGCAAAACAAGCCTATAACACCAGCTCTCTACTCTCTAAAACTTGCAGTTATATTTCCATTTGTATGCCTGGGGCTTCACCCTATTCTACAATAGTCTAGCGAGGCATGTCTTGGGTAACTGTTGAGCTTTTTTCTCTGTTCCAGCGGATTATCTTTTGCAATTATTTCTTTTCACCCTGCTCCAGTGAATATAGCAAGTTTTGTTTTCATTTCCGTTATCTTAGTGTATTTGGGAGGGCAATCTTACAGGAACAATCTGGTTTCTTTGTAGTAGTATCATCACATAGAAATGACACCTGTGATGTTTATATGGACACCCTAAGCTTCTCATTGCATGCCATCACATTCCATGACCTATTTTTCGGTTCCTTAACTCCGGACATTCACCCTCCACACAAATTGGAGAAGATAATTTAAAGCCGGCTCAGAATCACATGACACATGCTCTTTTTTCAATTTATAGCTAAAATTAGGCTGACACTCGTCTTATAATTCAGGCCAAGTTTAGTAACTAGACCCGTGAAAACTCCTACAACAACTACGCCCCAATaccaaacaagttggggtcagCCATAcatacatataaaaaaaattaaccctAATCTAAAAAAGTTCCCCAATGAGAACTTATTATAAACTTTCTCCCAATCCAGCCCGCCATGTTTTGGCAATAAGATCTAGAACAAATCCTCCATAAATTACAAATCAATTCTCTAATCTAAAGTGTTACCCCAGTGGGAACTTCTTAATTTAGATTAGGATAAAATATAGTTTGCCACCTGCAACTACCCTAAAACCATAAAAGCTAAACAACTATAGCTCCAACTTCTAATCAAGGTTTACAAACAGAGGAGAGAGCATTCTGTAATGCGGAATCTATTGTTGGATACAGATGTTCCACTGACTCACCAGCTGCAGAAAAGGCCATCAGAAAATAAATGCTCTTCTGCATAACCAAACACTTCTCTCCATATTCTCTTAGTTACCCACAAACATAGTCAGACTAGAACCAGCTGAAAACAATGCTAGCCATTGCTAGCAAAATAACCATCAAACTCACTTCTTTACTGGTGCCTACGAAGAACCaccacaataacaacaacccagtgggatcccacaagtggggtctggggagggtaacgtgtacgcaaaccttacccctacccttggGGGCGGAGAGGTTGTTTCCCAAAGACCCTCGGCTCGAGAGTAAGAATAGGAACAAGTAAATAACAACACAAAGAACTACCACAATGATGACAAAACTAAGCTAGTCATTGCAACTTTTAGCATAAATACAATAATCAGAATTAAGCTTTATTCCAGGCAACAATTAGTCCTCTCTTAGgcttcaagcaaaaggaaaaaCAATATAGAGTGGGTAGATATCTTTATCAGGAAAAGAGAACGTCGCATGGGTAGATATATGAGTTCATTCTTCAGACTAGGGTGATCTTGATTTTTACCTATAGAATGATAACAAAATCGGAAAGCGATACCCAAAACCTAATAAAGAACAAATGGCCAGCATTTCCTTATATGCAACTGAACAAATCAATATTCCTTTTGCTAATATCTTTAGAATCTTGAGCTTTCCTCTCATAGCACTAAGCATTCTGAATCTGTATCCCACTAAATAAAAATGCTAACTTGTTCCATATAAAGGACAATCATTCAGTCGAATCTAACTCCAAGACAGTCCAAGCAGCTTCTCTTACTACATTCCAAAATGCCATCACTAAAACTAATTAAAGGTGTCTGAGCTGTATAAGGTGAATATAACAAACACCTAAGTACTGTTTCCAATATTCCGAATCACACAATCCATAAACTTCATTTACCTACTCAAACACCCTCAACTAAGCCCTAATGCTTTGCTAGAACACAAAAAATCTACACAATTCAAATTGCAAACTTACTAGAACAACAAAAGAGACACATTTAAGCGTACATTTTGACCACACTACAGGCAAATATTGTTCAAAAGATTCAACCAATGAATGACAAATGCAACGAGACCTAAATTAATGCAGCAGTCAATAATATGAAACACTTGTAGTAGATAGACATTCATCTTTTTTTAAAGATAGACATTCTATTCTTAGACATGAGTTGAGCTTAAATATGGTCAGCGAGGGTTCATATAGCCAACCTCAGCTTGTTTGGGATTCAGGCCTACTTATTGTTGATAGACATTCTATTCTTTAAGATAATATATTGTGTTTTGAGAAATAtgtttccttttcaaaacaaaacaaagcTAAACGTGTCTGAACGAGGAAGCAAAACAAATGTCATTTATGTGTGTAAtagattgaatttttgaaagtGTACCAACCAGAAGGgatcatcaggcccagtaccgcACTGATGAAAAGCCATTACAGCTCGAACTTTCAAACCACATCGTCTAGCCAAAACCACAATCTCCAAATACCCTTGCCAATTATAAACCCTGGGCAATTCCCTCTCCACCAGCCCCCACCACACCTCCATCACAACTCCTTCAACTCCCGCCGCCGTCAAAGCACGAAACGACTGCGCCATCGCCTTCTTCCTCTTCATAATCCCTGCCGGTAAGCTGACGGCATCAACCGGAAGTGTGACGAACACCGGTGAACCTCGCCGGCGATAGTGAGTCGACACGCTGCCATGCTGAAGCTCGTACTGAAGATCACCGTCGAAGCCATTTGAAGGTACGGAGGAAGATGAATCGAGCCGACAGGATAacgtgaatcgtcgattttggaaCCTAGTTTGGATCGGCGAGGATTTGAGCGAACGAGCTGGAACGGCGGCTGAGTCGGTGCGAGTGCAGCAGAGAGACGCCGAGAAAGTCGGAGCCGATGGCGAAGTGATCGCCATTGTTGAAAAGTTGAAAGCTTTTTAGGGATTGGAAATGgtttttttaaagttgtttttaggtaaaattttaacCGCTGTTATGTAACCAAATCAAAGGAAAGCAAGTACTGGAGCTACTCACTGGGAGCTAGTTTTCATCACTATTCAGTtgaactttttttccttttcttttaattttatgttATTATGTAcgtatttgtttatttaattatgtGGTTAAATCAGAAATTTGGAAAGCAGTTTTAGTTAAAAGTAAATcagaatttttggattttttaaaagttaaaaaataatcaGAAAGTTTCTCTTAGAGCTTGGTCGAAATACAATTTTTGCGGAATATGTTAACAAAAATGCTACAAAAGCTTATTTTTCAATAGTCCGAGACAAATGCTTGGGATCGTATCCTAATTGATGTATTAAATTTGAGATTATATTTATCCACCATTTGTTAGTCAAACCgggaataaattttatatggaaTTTGGAgtacttattatttttcttatataAAAGGTGATATTATACTCCTGATTATAATTTCAGAGAATatatgaaaataaaagaagagagtAATGATGGTCAAACTTCATAATatgacaataattttatttatggaCCACTTTGGTGAGATAAGAATCTTTACATTTGTGAAAGATTTAAGTTGTAAATTGAAACTattaacttcaacttcaatatCGCGTGATTAACAATTATATGATATTTGATCCACCACTAACAacaaatttctaaatttaaacATTCAGGATTTTGCAATCACAATTATTTTTCCTAcgtttcttttcttcatttagcAAAAACAATTACTCATGAGTGTACTAGTTGGAACCAGTAAACTTTTATTATGGACGGCCAAGTTGGGGTCCAATCGAGAAAAAAGCAAAATACTTAAAGACTacgattttttttttggggggggggggggggtttggggggggggttaatctttatccaataatTCCCTGTTTAatctttattgttgaaagtttcttatttttataaaacaccAAAAAAGCTAAATGTGTTATAAACTTGCAACGGTGGATGTCTTCCGTAGCAAGTTTGGATTGGTTATGTATTCCATAAATGGTTTTGAATTGGTTATGCATAACAGGTTTCATATTGGTTATGTATTCATAGCAGGTCTTGGATTGGTTCTGTATTCATAACAGGTTTCATATTGGTTATGTATTCATAACAGGTTTTGGATTGGTTCTGTATTTATAAcaggttttggattgatttttgTAATAACAAATTATGTCTATAAATAGGTTCATTGATGAACCTATTCGAGACACACCGAAAACATAGAAATCCTATCTTCTAATATTATCATTCCCTTCTTATGTTAAGTTCTAGTTAATTACATAGTTCTTGCtatattgcttttatttcataacacgttatcagtacgagactctaccatctcgagcaaatactttgaaagtatcagaggtacgaactttctttttctaaataatgtcaaatctttctaaacttgaatttgtagccctgaaaatatcgggtaaaagctacatgtcttgggtgtttGATgatgaaattcatcttgatgcgatggatCTGGCATACACCATTAAGGATAAAAATCAAGCATCAAActaagaccgtgccaaagcaatgatattcatACGCCATTGATCTCGTCTaatttcactcctctatttgaggatatgaaaacggtcgatgcaataataatacccaacagaGTTGGGGTCGAATTCCACATGGAACTATGTGAATGGGTGTTGGTAGTATATATTTTAGCCCGTGAGTTTGTATATcttaatttgcacttccacaataTTGGATTTTGTTTGAAAATCTAAGTTAGACTACAATTGTGATTTTAAGAATGAAACCAGGAAATTGCTTTTGATTGTTGTTCAAATGataaaaaggcctagggctatgaccttcacctaggtgttcgcttaatgggttgtaaactttaaagcttgttttattggtcggggtgtattatagctatcatcactcaagtacccactcaatacctctcggttagagagtgattttgcccaatttggctttctcaagttcaaatgagtattgaacaaagcagttgataataagctcaagtcgggttttactatctctaggttcaaccctttaattgggcttatcaatctctcgattgacccaatttcttgctagccaagtttttctagactatgtctctctttctcaagtagagaccaagtcaaataggcatgaaataatatttgcaaccattaattcttcaaataaatgcaagaacaaggctagataatcaacacccaaccataaacaagcaataaatcaaacacccattaagtttacacaccaGGGTTGGGTCttaaccctagtaaaaatctagctactcttgcttaaattagaagaaaaagaagaaaaggtgataattaaacccatattaataattaaaatgatgaaaacaatattcaaaaagctcaaaatagtaaaaactactaaaaagcaaaagaaaacgtCTAGAGTggctgctgatgtcaaaagttgacctaaaaaagtgaaactcttctatttatacagtgctagaattttcggacaaaattgccctttcagaggttctgcggccgcacaattccatgtgtggtccgcactttgcttcagcctgaCAGGAATGGAAacctgcggccgcataattctaaaTTGTGGCCGCACTTCTCTTTTTCTGCGGTCCGCGCATTTTTGAGTGCGGACGCACATtgctcttctgcggaccgcacaaatgtgattgcggccacacaataattgtgcggttcgTACTTTTGTTGAACTTGAGATGCAtgttctctgaacttttgctcttgcccaggttctgcggccgcacatgtcATGTGCAGATCGCACTTTGCACTTGTCTCTGATAGGAGTTTCTTCACAATCTGCGTCTGCAGATgaaaatctgcggtccgcacttctgagcttttgtgcctatttgtgtccttgagttcagatcactccttcttgagttggatttcatcttggaggctcattttccactattcctgcaattaagcatatttcatcagttttcgggaacacaattaaacgcttttggactaaaacaaaagcaaaaaggtgctaataagtagtcaaaatccccacttatcagccatcaccttgatgaaggttTGAAAATGAAATATATCATTATTAAAGATCTAGTTATACTGTGaaataatttaaaagatagatatgaccacctccTGAAGATGGTTGTTCTTCCACATGTACGTTATGACTAGACTTatttaaggctacaagattttaaatctatcagtgagtataattctgctaatgttcagaattatttcccaattaaaattatgtggggataatattactgatcatgatgtgttggagaaaacttttaccacttttcatgcctcgaatatgctcctgcaacagcaatatcgagagatggaattcaaaaagtattctgaatttATTTCACATCTTCTTGTGGCTGAGCAatataatgggctattaatgaaaaaatatgaaagtCGCCCTACTGGTTCCTGTCCATTCctaaagtgaatgagacgaactttcATCAAGCTAAGCATGGAAGAGGTCATGGCCTCAGTCATGgccatggccgtggtcggggaagaaactctaatcatggtaataataatgcaccaaagagatctcctcaccaccagcagtggaaaatgAAGGAACAAAAGCATAAAGCGATGCAAGcaacaaatgcaaaaaatgcatgttatagatgtggaggaaaagagcactggtcacgtacctgtcgtacccCAAAGCACCTGGTttagctttatcaagcctccgtaaagaagacaaagaaaaatattgaagcaaattttatttttgaagataatttagacttcatgcatttggatgtagctaaTTACTTTGTACTCCTAGAAGGAGAAataagtcatgtgatcggtgatgaatctgtaggaatttaaatattttattttttgttgtttgtattagatagtatggttatgtaattgttacACATAAATAAAGGCTAT contains:
- the LOC107760458 gene encoding beta-amylase 1, chloroplastic: MAITSPSAPTFSASLCCTRTDSAAVPARSLKSSPIQTRFQNRRFTLSCRLDSSSSVPSNGFDGDLQYELQHGSVSTHYRRRGSPVFVTLPVDAVSLPAGIMKRKKAMAQSFRALTAAGVEGVVMEVWWGLVERELPRVYNWQGYLEIVVLARRCGLKVRAVMAFHQCGTGPDDPFWIPLPQWVCEDMDKDPDLAYSDRFGRRNMEYISLGCDVLPVLHGRSPIQAYAEFMRSFRDTFRPFLGGVITGIQVGMGPAGELRYPSCPLQKLSWTWRSRELGEFQCYDKYMLASLNACAGEIGMREWANGGPIGASNLMQDPESTEFFKSDGSWNAPYGEFFLAWYSGMLLLHGERICREAETTFRGLEVNLSGKVAGIHWHYGTRSHPSELTAGYYNTSIRDGFLPIARMFGRYGFTMCCTCFEMRDAEEQQMNPVSSPEGFVKQLLLAARICDIPLQGENTASSLDDESYQQVLRMSKFYSDGPGTPTFSFNFARMDKNLFEYRNWVSFTRFVRQMADVKIFRAKLGFGEGDMPLSSLSASATAGAVLAH